In Daucus carota subsp. sativus chromosome 4, DH1 v3.0, whole genome shotgun sequence, one DNA window encodes the following:
- the LOC108218832 gene encoding probable glutathione S-transferase: MANEVVLLDAWVSMFGMRARIALAEKCVKYEYVEEDLRNKSPRLLQANPINKKIPVLIHNGKPICESLIIVQYIDEVWTDKPSLLPSDAYQRAQARFWADFIDKKIYDAGRKIWTTKGEEQEAAKKDLIDNLKVLESELGDKPYFGGESFGFLDVALVTYSSWFEAYETVGNFSIEAECPKLIAWVKRCLERESVAKALPESKKVVDFVMGLKQRMGI; encoded by the exons ATGGCTAATGAAGTTGTTCTCTTGGATGCCTGGGTGAGCATGTTCGGCATGAGGGCTAGAATTGCACTCGCTGAAAAATGCGTAAAATATGAATACGTTGAGGAAGATTTGAGGAATAAAAGCCCTCGTCTCCTTCAGGCCAACCCGATTAACAAGAAAATACCGGTTCTTATTCACAACGGCAAGCCCATCTGCGAGTCTCTGATTATTGTTCAGTATATTGATGAAGTTTGGACTGACAAGCCTTCATTGTTGCCTTCTGATGCTTATCAGAGAGCTCAAGCTAGGTTCTGGGCTGATTTTATCGACAAGAAG ATTTATGATGCTGGGAGGAAGATATGGACCACCAAAGGGGAAGAACAAGAGGCGGCGAAGAAGGATTTGATCGATAACCTCAAGGTGTTGGAAAGTGAGCTAGGCGACAAGCCTTATTTTGGGGGAGAAAGTTTCGGGTTTCTGGATGTTGCGCTTGTGACTTACTCAAGCTGGTTTGAAGCCTATGAGACTGTGGGGAACTTCAGCATTGAAGCTGAATGCCCCAAGTTGATTGCATGGGTGAAGAGGTGTTTGGAGAGGGAAAGTGTGGCCAAGGCGCTTCCTGAATCCAAGAAAGTTGTTGACTTTGTCATGGGTCTCAAACAGAGAATGGGAATTTAA
- the LOC108216184 gene encoding probable glutathione S-transferase encodes MANKVVLLDFWVSMFGMRARIALAEKCVEYEYVEEDLRNKSPRLLQANPINKKIPVLLHNDKPICESLIIVQYIDEVWTNKPSLLPSDPYERAQARFWADYVDKKIYDGGRKTTWSKGEEKEAGKKDLIESLKVLEKELGDKPYFGGESFGFVDIALVPFSSWFAAYEAEGNFSIEAECPKLIAWVKRCLERESVSKALADPKKVVDFVNTLKQKMAA; translated from the exons ATGGCAAACAAGGTTGTTCTCCTAGATTTCTGGGTGAGTATGTTCGGCATGAGGGCTAGAATTGCTCTAGCTGAAAAATGCGTTGAATATGAATACGTTGAGGAAGATTTGAGGAATAAAAGCCCTCGTCTCCTTCAGGCCAACCCGATTAACAAGAAAATACCGGTTCTTCTTCACAACGACAAGCCCATCTGCGAGTCTCTGATTATTGTTCAGTATATTGATGAAGTTTGGACCAACAAACCTTCATTGTTGCCTTCTGATCCTTATGAGAGAGCTCAAGCTAGGTTCTGGGCTGATTATGTCGACAAGAAG ATCTATGATGGTGGGAGGAAGACAACATGGTCCAAAGGGGAAGAAAAAGAGGCGGGGAAGAAGGATTTGATCGAAAGCCTCAAGGTGCTGGAGAAGGAGCTGGGTGACAAGCCTTATTTTGGTGGTGAATCTTTCGGGTTTGTGGATATTGCACTTGTTCCATTCTCCAGCTGGTTTGCAGCCTATGAAGCAGAGGGTAACTTCAGCATCGAAGCTGAATGCCCCAAGCTGATTGCATGGGTGAAGAGGTGTTTGGAGAGGGAAAGTGTCTCCAAGGCCCTTGCTGACCCCAAGAAAGTTGTTGACTTTGTGAATACTCTCAAACAGAAGATGGCAGCTTGA